The Brevibacillus choshinensis genome includes the window GCCGCGCTCGACCAGGTATTCTTTCATCACGGCAGCTTCTGTCAGCCGCTTGCCTTCTCCGAGGCCACCGGTCACCAACAAGACAGGTACATACTTTTTCTGATAGAGCCACAAAGCCTGATCCAATCTTTCGCGCAGGCCCGGACTCGGACCGTCTCCCCACACGGCAGCTCCCAGGACGATTCCGACATCAGCTTGACGAGGGATTGCTTCCTGTATGGTTTTTTCGATTTGGTAGACGACATAGCCCGACCAGATTCCTCCGATCCCGATGAGAATGCTCAAATAGAGAAGAACTCGTCGCATCCAGCGCGGTTTTTTACGTCTATTCACTTCTGTTTTTCCTCCTCGCTGTCTCGTTTTTTTACGACGGCAGGCGGCGAATGAACCTGCTCTATCTATGTAATAAGACGCTGCAGATCAAGGAGAGTTACAGGGTCTGACACACGACGGTCACAAATAACTAGTAAATTATTTCTCTCAGAAGCCGATATAGTAATCGAGGCATGGGTTTTACAAGAAGCAGATTTCATACTTGCGGGGGAGGCTAGCAATGTTCTGGAAAAAAACGACGCTCTTGTTTCTGGCCATCTTGCTCTTGTGCGGAGCTGGAAACGCTGGAATTGGATACGCTGCGGATGAAATTAGCAGATTGGTCCTTTCGAAAAATGAAGTGACATTGGAGATGGGAGATTCTACTTCGTTGACGGCAACGGCTGTCTACGTGAGTGGGAAAACCGAAGACGTCACGATCACGACAGAATGGACGAGTCAGGGTCCAGATATTGCGGCAGCTTACGCGGGCCGTATCACAGCAAAAGCAGTAGGTAGCACCACGGTGACAGCGACGTACATGGGCAAAAGTGTACTCGTTGCCGTGAATGTCACCAAAAAAGTAAAAGCACTGACGCTGGACAAGCAATCATTGAATGTGTTGATCGATGACCAATCGCCAGCACAGCTCGAACTCACTGCCCTGTACAGTGATGGTCAGTCTGAAAATGTTACGACTAAAGCAGAGTGGTCCATCGACAATGCTACAGTGGCGACTGTCATCAACGGTCAAGTCAAAGGCTTGAACTCGGGGACAGGCGTGATCACAGCCAAGTTCGGCAGCCAAACGACTACCATTCCGGTGAACGTGGAAATCGCGCACCGCTTGGAGCCAAGTAAAAATCAGGTATCACTGCTACTCGGTGGCTCGGAAACAGTCAAGCTGCGTGCCATTTATCCAGATGGTAGCGACACAGAAGACGTCGCGGCAAAAGCAGAGTGGTCTTCTGACAACCCAGCTGTAGCGGATGCGCTCAAAGGAAAAATCACGGCATATGGCGCAGGTACAGCGACCATTACCGCAAAATACGGTACCAAGACAGCGACAATCGCAGTCGATGTCGATACCACGCAAAAGCTGGAAGTGAACAAGCAAAACGTCTTCTTGCATGTAGGGGAAGCGTCCGAGGAAATCAAACTGACAGCAACTTATGCGAATGGGGACGGCGCTCCAGTGAGTGTGGGAGACAAAGCAGAGTGGTCTTCCTCGAAAGAAGGCGTGGCATACTACAGCAATGGCAAGATTCACGCTGTGGCATCCGGGGAAGCGGTCATCACCGCGAAATACGGGAACAAGTCTGTTTCCATTCAAGTAGATGTAGAAGTACCACGCTCGCTGGATATTGTGCCTTCTTACCTGACAATGAAAAGCGGCACTACGGAAAAAGTAAAAGTAAAAGCATCTTTTGCTGGAGCAGCAGCGTCTGAGGATATTACAAGCAAGGTAACATGGTCTTCGGATAATGAGGACATCGTTTTTGCAAAAGACGGAGTCATCTCCGCTTACAAAGCTGGTTCTGCAACGATTACGGCGAAATACGGGGAGAAAACAGGAACTGTGGTCGTCGATGTAGATGTACCGCAAAGCTTGACGGCGGACGTGACAACGGTAGCTATCCCGGTAGGCGGAGCCAAACAAGTAACAATCA containing:
- a CDS encoding YdcF family protein, with the protein product MNRRKKPRWMRRVLLYLSILIGIGGIWSGYVVYQIEKTIQEAIPRQADVGIVLGAAVWGDGPSPGLRERLDQALWLYQKKYVPVLLVTGGLGEGKRLTEAAVMKEYLVERGVPAEHILMETQSTSTYENLLFGQQVMAPHPFKNALLISHDYHLFRAVTMAEALGLSVSPVAVHSQYLFKPYHEAREVLAITYWHFSRFWSSALQTLILA
- a CDS encoding Ig-like domain-containing protein; this encodes MFWKKTTLLFLAILLLCGAGNAGIGYAADEISRLVLSKNEVTLEMGDSTSLTATAVYVSGKTEDVTITTEWTSQGPDIAAAYAGRITAKAVGSTTVTATYMGKSVLVAVNVTKKVKALTLDKQSLNVLIDDQSPAQLELTALYSDGQSENVTTKAEWSIDNATVATVINGQVKGLNSGTGVITAKFGSQTTTIPVNVEIAHRLEPSKNQVSLLLGGSETVKLRAIYPDGSDTEDVAAKAEWSSDNPAVADALKGKITAYGAGTATITAKYGTKTATIAVDVDTTQKLEVNKQNVFLHVGEASEEIKLTATYANGDGAPVSVGDKAEWSSSKEGVAYYSNGKIHAVASGEAVITAKYGNKSVSIQVDVEVPRSLDIVPSYLTMKSGTTEKVKVKASFAGAAASEDITSKVTWSSDNEDIVFAKDGVISAYKAGSATITAKYGEKTGTVVVDVDVPQSLTADVTTVAIPVGGAKQVTITASYPDGTPENVTQKVTWASSAPAVASVRQGLITGVATGAASVTATFGNRTVTIPVSVGVLQTLTVDKKKLVMSNGKSETVNVTAAYADGTSKNVNEQAAWTSSSAAVAEVNQGKITATGSGKATITATFDGKTVTIAVEVDQATTLSVDPRLLILTVNESADIKLTATDSAGNTSNVTTDAEWVSSAIKIADVANGRVTGLTNGRVTITAKYGGKTITIPVEVGIVTKLEADKRYASIKSNTTAQVTLTATFADGRTLNVTSLADWRTSNYKVADVAKGQISGRAFGKATITAKYNDKSISIPVDVDTLKYLKTDVVQIVMAKGETKQVTATATYMDGSEQNVSKPALWTTSRLLVADVKDGVIKATGSGKATIYVTYGGKKTPIVVTVR